The sequence GGGTCGCATGGTAGATGCCCTCGTTCCAATAGCGCATGTTGGATTCGAGATCGAGGTACAGGCTGCCGGGAGGGCATCCCTGCCGTCTCCGTTCCTGAATGCGTTCCATGGCAAGAGGCGAGACCGTAAACGGAGCCGTTCCCGGAGGGGCATTCACTCCTTTCTGGGAGCATGCGGAGACATACGCCGCCTGCCACGCGTCGGCACACACCGGCGCTCCGCCCAGAGCACACACTGCATCCACGCACAGCATGACACGGTAGCGGGTTGCGATGGTGCCCAATCGGACGAGGTCTGCGCGCGGGATCTCTGTGCCCGCCGAGGTTTCGATCTGCGCGACAAACGCAGCCGAGATGCCCGCCTCTCCGTATCGGGCAATCGTTTCTTCAAAGCGATTGGGATCCACGGTCTGTCCGAATTCCGTGTTCATCTCGATGATTTCTTTGGGATATCGCCTGCTGATCATGTCGCCGATGCGCCCACTGAAGAAGCCCGAATTCACGTACAGCGCCCTGTCTCCGGGATGCACGAAATTCATCACGCCTGCCTCGTTGCCCCCCGTTCCGGAGCAGGTCAGTGCCCCCGTGTGCTTATTCTCGGTGCCCATCAATACACGGAGCAGTTGCTGCACCTGGTGGCATTCTTCCAAAAAATCCGGGTGCGTATGATTGAGTGTTTGCCGCGCCACCGCTCCCCGCACGTCCGGATGGATGCCGCTTGGTCCTGGTGTCAGCTGCAGAGTATCGGGCGTTTTCCGTCTGTGACTCATAGAAGAAGCGAGAAGCCCAAGTGGTGGAGAGTGGGCCAGTGTCTGTTCTTCCTCTGGGGGAGTCAAGGAATCGCGAGCTTTTAGCCCACACTGCGCATCCTCCCGTAGTACACTTCCACACCAGTGAAACGTTCTGAGCTCCTCTTAGGCCTCCTTCGACTCCCCGTCGATGCTCTGGCGGTCATGGCGGCGCTGTTGCTCGCCTACCGGCTGCGCGAGGCGCAGATGGATCTCATTCCCGGCGTGCAGCTTCTGGAGCCGGCAACCACGCTTCCCGCGCTCCCCTTCTACGCAGACACATTCGTGGCGCCGAGTGTGGGTGCGTTCCTCCTGCTCTCGGCGGTATTGGGTCTCTATGCGTTACGCTCGACCAAGAGCGCCTGGCGCGAAATGGGGAATGTCATGATTGCCTCGCTGCTCTGGCTCGTGGCAGTGGTCGCATGGTTCTTCTTCGTCGAGAAGCAGCTTTTCTACTCCCGCATTCTTCTCTTTCACGCCGTCTTCTTTCTGGTGGCATTCAGCATCACCGGACGGACGACGCTCGTTCTGCTCCAGCGTTCCCTGCTCCGGCTTGGCATCGGCGTGCGCAC is a genomic window of Candidatus Peribacter riflensis containing:
- a CDS encoding alanine-glyoxylate transaminase / serine-glyoxylate transaminase / serine-pyruvate transaminase, giving the protein MSHRRKTPDTLQLTPGPSGIHPDVRGAVARQTLNHTHPDFLEECHQVQQLLRVLMGTENKHTGALTCSGTGGNEAGVMNFVHPGDRALYVNSGFFSGRIGDMISRRYPKEIIEMNTEFGQTVDPNRFEETIARYGEAGISAAFVAQIETSAGTEIPRADLVRLGTIATRYRVMLCVDAVCALGGAPVCADAWQAAYVSACSQKGVNAPPGTAPFTVSPLAMERIQERRRQGCPPGSLYLDLESNMRYWNEGIYHATPGVQNIYALGKALQMTMDRANGNLPHMFNQHAINQRALEAGLEEIGFTNPVEPAKRASVVSVIETPEGTDARAIRQKLLGVKEVRGRQIGGVEFAAGKRDPAREMRVALLGLWSNKETVLDACDAMGQVTGTHDRAVQAAAGYFADHQQPDSGDMRMRDKGMEPDGAASGI